The following proteins are encoded in a genomic region of Sulfurovum indicum:
- a CDS encoding sodium:solute symporter: MHSAFSNTDWLVFSTYFLVLALTSVLFSRIKIHNSRDYFVGGNTVPMFAAAMSVLATSQSAATFLGGPEYSYSKDLTFLGFYASAFLAVWFVAKVLIPKFYAINAVTVYELLEKRYGNRAKKQAGVMFLVGRLFASGARLYIGALAISMILFLDISAPHVALSIVILMLGALAYAYFGGVKSIIFSDIIQAVTYIGAGVAVLVYLYVSLNTDFGTVVNTLQADEKLKLIDTSFSGGFSIWALLGGWLLLNIAAYGLDQDMTQRALSCKNAKEAQKSLMMSIYLTIPVAFLFLCIGLLLYLFYHHPELSGMNREVVQKFEGEKITIFMSYILHEMPEGMRGLVTVGAVAAALSSSNSVLGAMSSVAVEDLYKPWKLKKTQVDEHHFVKAGRMAVLFFAVLLSLMAMLSYYWQRYTDLPLLSFALGVMAFAYTGLLGVYGAAIFTQRGNSTTVTLALLGGFITVLLLQPYVLGGMTGVKLGFAWQIVAGTVAAFGIMMMGKNRI, encoded by the coding sequence ATGCACTCTGCATTCAGTAACACAGACTGGCTCGTCTTTAGCACATATTTTTTAGTATTAGCCCTTACAAGCGTTCTCTTCTCACGTATAAAGATCCATAATTCCCGTGACTATTTTGTAGGTGGCAACACTGTTCCGATGTTTGCAGCGGCCATGTCCGTACTGGCAACATCACAGTCAGCCGCGACTTTCCTGGGTGGACCGGAGTACAGTTACTCCAAAGACCTGACCTTTCTTGGGTTTTACGCTTCGGCATTTTTGGCGGTATGGTTCGTTGCCAAAGTCCTTATTCCAAAATTTTATGCAATTAATGCTGTAACGGTCTATGAACTGCTGGAGAAACGTTACGGAAACAGGGCAAAGAAGCAAGCTGGGGTAATGTTCCTTGTGGGACGGCTTTTTGCCAGCGGTGCACGTCTTTATATCGGTGCACTCGCTATTTCAATGATACTCTTTCTTGATATCTCCGCACCGCATGTGGCACTTTCCATTGTTATTTTGATGCTGGGAGCATTGGCATATGCCTATTTTGGCGGGGTAAAGTCGATTATTTTTTCTGATATCATTCAGGCAGTTACTTATATCGGGGCAGGGGTAGCAGTACTGGTCTACCTGTATGTTTCACTAAACACTGACTTTGGTACTGTTGTCAATACACTTCAGGCAGATGAAAAACTCAAATTGATCGACACTTCGTTTAGCGGAGGTTTCAGTATCTGGGCGCTGCTGGGCGGCTGGCTGCTGCTCAATATTGCAGCCTACGGGCTTGACCAGGATATGACCCAGAGAGCTTTAAGCTGTAAAAATGCCAAAGAGGCACAAAAGTCACTGATGATGAGTATTTATCTGACCATTCCAGTGGCTTTTTTGTTTCTTTGTATCGGGTTGCTGCTCTACCTCTTCTACCATCATCCTGAACTCTCCGGTATGAACAGGGAAGTAGTGCAGAAATTCGAGGGTGAGAAGATTACTATTTTCATGTCTTACATCCTTCATGAGATGCCTGAAGGGATGCGGGGGCTTGTAACAGTAGGGGCAGTAGCCGCAGCATTATCAAGTTCAAATTCTGTACTTGGGGCCATGTCCTCGGTAGCGGTAGAAGATCTCTACAAGCCGTGGAAACTGAAAAAAACACAGGTTGATGAACATCACTTTGTCAAAGCAGGGCGCATGGCGGTACTCTTCTTTGCCGTGTTGCTCAGCCTCATGGCAATGCTCAGCTACTATTGGCAGCGTTACACTGATCTGCCGCTGCTCAGTTTCGCCCTAGGTGTGATGGCATTTGCCTATACGGGGCTGCTGGGTGTGTACGGGGCCGCTATCTTTACCCAAAGAGGCAACAGTACCACAGTGACACTGGCACTGCTTGGCGGTTTTATAACGGTTCTGCTGCTTCAACCCTATGTACTGGGAGGGATGACAGGTGTCAAACTGGGATTTGCCTGGCAGATCGTTGCCGGGACGGTAGCAGCATTTGGGATCATGATGATGGGAAAAAACAGAATATAG
- a CDS encoding N-acetylmuramoyl-L-alanine amidase translates to MSRAFLILFSALTLTACATNPEIDQCRTKPIAPPSQNKIQIIQKPIDFGKIRIELTKAYIGKHYGKEVNDITITPRVVVLHYTAIGLLDASYNTLKPQTLRGGRKDIAKASALNVSTHFLVDRNGMIYRLMPENWMARHVIGLNYYAIGVENVAKDANDLTAAQVQANIELVKYLKQKYPTIEYLIGHHEYRQMEQTSLWLEKDKGYRTVKYDPGEKFMQEVRSGVKWLGLKEPPKGK, encoded by the coding sequence ATGAGTAGAGCATTTCTGATCCTTTTTTCTGCCCTGACACTTACTGCCTGTGCGACAAATCCGGAAATTGACCAATGCCGGACCAAACCTATTGCCCCTCCGTCACAAAACAAGATACAAATCATTCAGAAGCCTATTGATTTTGGTAAAATACGTATTGAACTGACCAAAGCTTACATTGGCAAACATTACGGTAAAGAGGTTAATGATATTACCATCACGCCGCGTGTGGTAGTGCTTCACTATACTGCAATAGGTTTGCTTGATGCCTCCTACAATACGCTTAAACCACAGACCCTTCGCGGTGGACGCAAAGATATTGCCAAAGCTTCAGCACTCAATGTCTCTACCCATTTTCTCGTTGACCGCAACGGTATGATCTACCGGCTGATGCCGGAAAACTGGATGGCACGCCATGTTATAGGACTTAACTACTATGCCATCGGTGTGGAAAATGTAGCAAAAGATGCCAATGATCTGACAGCGGCACAGGTACAAGCCAATATTGAACTTGTGAAATACCTTAAGCAAAAATATCCGACCATAGAGTACCTGATAGGGCACCATGAGTACAGGCAGATGGAGCAGACATCTTTGTGGCTTGAAAAGGATAAAGGATACCGAACGGTAAAGTATGATCCGGGTGAGAAGTTCATGCAGGAGGTCAGAAGCGGTGTGAAGTGGCTTGGACTCAAAGAGCCCCCAAAAGGCAAATAG
- a CDS encoding AtpZ/AtpI family protein, which yields MQKKNEEPKFKKVVDAADGLSLGISMVVAVLIGIGIGLVLKSWTGAAWSLWIGVFIGIGAAVNNVYIAYKKQKKSLDELAKDPRYRHGREIREDEEDEDDKY from the coding sequence ATGCAAAAGAAGAACGAAGAACCAAAATTTAAAAAGGTAGTTGATGCCGCTGACGGATTGAGTCTCGGCATATCCATGGTCGTTGCCGTGCTCATCGGTATAGGTATCGGTCTTGTCCTCAAGTCATGGACAGGTGCGGCATGGTCACTCTGGATAGGGGTGTTCATTGGTATCGGTGCAGCAGTCAACAATGTCTACATCGCTTATAAAAAGCAGAAAAAGTCACTTGATGAACTGGCAAAAGATCCGCGTTACAGACACGGCAGAGAGATCAGAGAGGATGAAGAGGACGAGGATGACAAATACTAA
- the hemL gene encoding glutamate-1-semialdehyde 2,1-aminomutase, protein MAYDKSIAAFEEAYKVIPGGVDSPVRAFNGVEGTPPFIERGEGGYLYDIDGNRYIDYVQSWGPLIFGHCDADIEASVIDAVKRGLSFGAPTNVETELAAEIVALFESIDKVRFVSSGTEAVMSAIRLARGFTGRDNILKFTGCYHGHSDSLLVQAGSGLATFGAPSSPGVPADLTKHTLLATYNDMASVEKCFEDANGEIACVIIEPIAGNMGLVPADESFLEGLRTLCDAHGTLLIFDEVMSGFRASLKGAQGITQVKPDMVTLGKVIGAGMPVGAFGARAEIMAHLSPEGPVYQAGTLSGNPVAMTAGLTSLRKLKSNPAIYVDLGKKAKKLVEGFKKAADAVNVPMVTDVRGSMFGFFFSDKPVKNFADAMENDQKMFAKFHKGMLDRGVYLACSSFEAGFISAATTDEMIEESIKAAYETLAEIAS, encoded by the coding sequence GTGGCATACGACAAGAGCATAGCAGCATTTGAAGAAGCATACAAGGTCATTCCCGGAGGTGTTGATTCTCCGGTACGTGCATTTAACGGTGTTGAAGGTACTCCACCGTTCATTGAAAGAGGAGAGGGCGGTTATCTCTATGATATCGACGGAAACAGATATATAGACTATGTACAGAGCTGGGGACCGCTGATCTTTGGTCACTGTGATGCAGATATCGAAGCATCTGTTATTGATGCAGTAAAAAGAGGACTCAGTTTTGGTGCGCCGACAAATGTTGAGACAGAGTTGGCTGCAGAGATCGTTGCTCTCTTTGAGAGCATTGATAAAGTACGTTTTGTCAGTTCCGGAACAGAAGCGGTCATGAGTGCCATTCGTCTGGCACGCGGATTTACCGGAAGAGACAATATTCTTAAATTTACAGGATGTTACCACGGACATTCCGATTCATTGCTTGTTCAGGCAGGTTCGGGATTGGCAACATTCGGTGCACCTTCAAGCCCGGGAGTTCCTGCAGATCTTACCAAACATACACTGCTCGCCACCTATAATGATATGGCTTCGGTTGAGAAGTGTTTTGAAGATGCCAACGGTGAGATCGCCTGTGTTATCATTGAGCCTATTGCCGGAAATATGGGACTGGTACCGGCTGATGAAAGTTTTCTTGAAGGGCTTAGAACCCTCTGTGATGCACACGGTACCCTGCTTATTTTCGATGAAGTGATGAGCGGCTTCAGAGCTTCGCTGAAAGGAGCACAGGGTATTACCCAGGTCAAGCCTGATATGGTGACACTTGGCAAGGTTATCGGAGCAGGTATGCCAGTAGGTGCATTTGGTGCCAGAGCTGAGATCATGGCACACCTTTCTCCTGAGGGACCGGTCTACCAGGCGGGAACACTTTCTGGTAATCCGGTTGCCATGACAGCCGGACTGACCAGTCTTAGAAAACTCAAGTCCAATCCCGCTATCTATGTTGATCTTGGAAAGAAAGCCAAAAAGCTGGTTGAAGGTTTCAAAAAAGCAGCTGATGCTGTAAATGTACCGATGGTCACAGATGTACGCGGAAGTATGTTCGGCTTCTTCTTCTCAGACAAACCGGTAAAGAACTTTGCTGATGCAATGGAAAATGATCAGAAGATGTTCGCCAAATTTCACAAAGGGATGCTTGACAGAGGAGTCTACCTCGCCTGTTCATCATTTGAGGCAGGATTTATTTCTGCGGCTACAACAGATGAGATGATCGAAGAGAGTATCAAAGCAGCGTATGAGACTCTGGCGGAGATAGCTTCCTAG
- a CDS encoding energy transducer TonB: MKLLPPPSSKKEQKITLNLSQFVPPSIPQPKPPAKSVSKSVPPAVSPSPATEAKAEKASTPAAKRKRVEEKKGLEVAKKSAKENNATKTVKTETEKPKKRKIAKAKHQKPVKKKRTPEKKPLPKHFRIPKHSKDRLASALLGGMKQPAKRSSRAQPANTRADRMIKRLYGKEFYSYTKTQQKFIRQHLDEIYRITQNTLVINGYPDVAVRTGQQGVNIVSFYLHPNGDISHLRLIKPMGYEVLDKNTLAVIQTAYKDYPRPKTKTKIVFYVNYQLY, from the coding sequence ATGAAACTCCTGCCTCCCCCCTCTTCCAAAAAAGAGCAGAAGATAACACTGAACCTTTCGCAGTTTGTACCCCCGTCCATCCCCCAGCCAAAACCTCCTGCCAAGTCTGTGTCAAAGTCCGTACCGCCGGCTGTATCTCCCAGTCCCGCTACCGAAGCAAAAGCGGAAAAAGCGTCCACACCTGCTGCGAAAAGAAAAAGGGTTGAGGAGAAAAAAGGCTTAGAGGTCGCAAAAAAGTCGGCAAAGGAGAACAACGCTACCAAAACTGTCAAAACAGAGACTGAAAAACCCAAAAAGAGAAAAATAGCAAAAGCAAAGCACCAAAAGCCTGTCAAAAAAAAGCGTACACCTGAAAAAAAACCGTTACCAAAACACTTCCGTATTCCCAAACACTCAAAGGACAGACTTGCCAGTGCCCTGCTTGGTGGTATGAAACAGCCAGCAAAGCGAAGTAGCAGAGCACAACCGGCGAACACCAGGGCAGACCGTATGATCAAACGGCTTTACGGCAAAGAGTTCTACAGTTACACCAAGACCCAGCAGAAGTTCATCCGCCAACACCTTGATGAGATCTACCGCATTACCCAGAACACACTGGTGATCAACGGTTACCCGGATGTTGCCGTACGTACCGGACAGCAGGGGGTCAATATTGTCTCTTTCTACCTCCACCCAAACGGTGACATCAGTCACTTAAGACTGATCAAACCGATGGGATATGAAGTGCTGGATAAAAATACACTCGCAGTAATCCAGACAGCCTACAAAGACTACCCCAGACCCAAGACAAAGACCAAGATCGTTTTCTATGTAAATTATCAATTGTATTAA
- a CDS encoding outer membrane protein codes for MKKISLSVFMALGFSSIVMAGGNIAPVAPAPVVSEPVDSWSGLYAGLQVGGVWGDADVDYDNTGSGFGIYRTYDLDVDGFSGGVYGGYNWLLDNDLLVGVEGEWNYVDADDSGPVTNTQGVFTKVEQNWDASLRLRAGMVMEDFMPYLTGGVAWGDFDVTVTDGSVSYSTSMTLTGWTIGAGVEKKLSEDLYTRIQYRYTDYGDDTERFYDNGETYLDGKLDYNAHMLTLGISYRF; via the coding sequence ATGAAAAAGATAAGTTTGTCAGTATTTATGGCTTTGGGATTTAGCAGTATCGTGATGGCAGGTGGAAATATTGCACCTGTGGCTCCTGCACCTGTGGTTTCCGAACCTGTCGATAGTTGGAGCGGACTCTATGCCGGCCTGCAGGTTGGCGGAGTATGGGGAGATGCCGATGTTGACTATGATAATACAGGAAGCGGGTTTGGAATTTACAGAACATACGATCTTGATGTTGATGGCTTCAGTGGAGGGGTCTATGGAGGATATAACTGGTTGCTGGATAATGATCTGCTGGTAGGGGTTGAAGGAGAATGGAATTATGTGGATGCCGATGACAGTGGCCCTGTTACCAATACACAAGGTGTCTTCACTAAAGTTGAACAGAACTGGGATGCCTCTCTGCGCCTGAGAGCCGGTATGGTAATGGAGGATTTTATGCCCTATCTGACCGGTGGTGTCGCCTGGGGTGACTTTGATGTTACTGTGACAGACGGATCGGTCTCGTATAGCACAAGCATGACGTTGACAGGATGGACGATCGGGGCAGGAGTAGAGAAGAAATTGTCAGAGGATTTGTATACCCGTATCCAGTATCGATATACTGACTATGGTGATGATACAGAGAGATTTTATGACAATGGTGAGACCTATCTTGACGGTAAACTTGATTATAATGCTCATATGCTTACCTTAGGGATAAGCTACCGGTTCTAA
- a CDS encoding L,D-transpeptidase family protein, with protein MKKILLALLVLMLKLQAQIPDAAQLIVVTTKEWSADSGKLQRYEKRAGKWYKAGDTIEIKLGRNGLGWGRGLHTIPKNAKYIKKEGDGKAPAGIFELKQAFGYAPFDTDYPYIVYKESDHCVDDVNSKLYNKIVDSSRINVDYKSKEHMKFPKDYYKYGIVVNHNHIDEKGAVPGAGSCIFIHIKRVPTAGCTVMGEAEIKEIIQWLDAKKYPLLIQGTEKVVHRLVQEYFFLKLE; from the coding sequence ATGAAAAAAATATTACTTGCACTTTTGGTTCTTATGCTGAAACTTCAGGCACAAATACCTGATGCAGCTCAGCTGATAGTCGTTACAACGAAGGAGTGGTCGGCTGACAGCGGCAAACTACAGCGGTATGAGAAGAGAGCCGGTAAATGGTACAAAGCAGGTGATACGATCGAGATCAAGCTTGGACGTAACGGTCTTGGATGGGGTAGAGGGCTGCACACCATTCCCAAAAATGCCAAATATATCAAAAAAGAGGGGGACGGCAAAGCACCGGCAGGCATTTTTGAACTGAAACAGGCCTTTGGTTATGCTCCTTTTGATACAGACTATCCTTATATTGTCTACAAAGAGAGCGACCACTGTGTGGATGATGTCAATTCAAAACTCTACAACAAGATCGTAGACAGCAGCAGGATAAATGTAGACTATAAAAGTAAAGAGCATATGAAGTTCCCTAAAGACTACTATAAATACGGTATCGTGGTCAACCATAACCATATCGATGAAAAGGGAGCCGTTCCGGGAGCAGGTTCCTGTATCTTTATTCATATCAAAAGAGTACCTACGGCTGGATGTACCGTGATGGGTGAAGCGGAGATAAAGGAGATCATACAATGGCTTGACGCAAAGAAATATCCGCTTTTGATACAGGGAACAGAAAAAGTGGTCCACCGTTTGGTACAGGAATATTTCTTTTTGAAGCTGGAGTAA
- a CDS encoding Na+/H+ antiporter NhaC family protein produces MEYGIISIAIPLLTIILAIITKDVIVSLIGGIFAGLLVLNGYDPFSAFIALFNGIVELFSEGWITKTLLFALMIGAIIKLLTLSGAVDQFVTYLSTKAEKIDSPKGAMLLAYTIGIVIFIESSITSLVAGTVAKPLCDKNSVSREKLAYICDSTSAPICSLVPLNAWGALLLGLIVTAIDSHVISGDAISLLIASIPYNFYSIFTLLIVLAVILFNYEIGPLKDTVAKPYHGDHTKHEGRPTPLPMLLPILVMVLAVPAGLYLTGKGDILKGSGSTSVYYAVIVTLLFMYLYYVGGKMLTHKNYFKAFYEGLGEMIPVVMILLFALFIGKVIGDLGTAKYLAHLLSGNVSPVLMPMLIFLVAGITAFSTGTSWGTFSIMMPIGLALAASMGLDIPLVIAAVISGGIFGDHASPISDTTIISSMAAGCDHVEHVRTQLPYALTGGAFAALAFLISGWILV; encoded by the coding sequence ATGGAATACGGAATCATATCGATCGCAATACCACTGCTGACTATCATCTTGGCCATTATAACAAAAGATGTCATCGTTTCACTCATCGGCGGGATCTTTGCCGGGCTTCTTGTTTTGAATGGATACGATCCGTTTAGTGCCTTTATCGCACTTTTCAACGGGATCGTTGAGCTCTTCTCAGAAGGGTGGATCACAAAAACCCTTCTTTTCGCATTGATGATAGGTGCCATTATCAAACTGCTCACTCTTTCGGGAGCAGTCGATCAATTTGTGACATATCTGAGTACCAAAGCAGAAAAAATCGATTCTCCCAAAGGAGCTATGCTGCTGGCATACACAATAGGCATAGTGATCTTCATAGAGTCATCCATCACCTCACTGGTAGCAGGAACCGTAGCAAAACCACTTTGCGACAAGAACAGTGTCAGCAGAGAAAAGCTCGCCTATATCTGTGATTCGACCTCTGCACCCATCTGTTCTCTTGTGCCTCTGAATGCCTGGGGTGCACTTCTGCTGGGGCTCATTGTGACTGCCATAGACTCTCACGTCATTTCCGGGGATGCCATTTCACTGCTGATCGCCTCCATCCCCTATAATTTCTATTCTATTTTTACACTCCTGATTGTTCTGGCAGTCATTCTCTTCAACTATGAAATCGGCCCATTAAAAGATACTGTTGCAAAACCCTACCATGGTGACCATACCAAACACGAAGGCAGACCTACTCCGCTCCCTATGCTTCTTCCCATTTTGGTAATGGTTCTTGCCGTACCTGCAGGACTGTACCTCACAGGTAAAGGTGATATTTTGAAGGGGAGCGGTTCCACTTCGGTCTATTATGCTGTCATCGTTACCCTGCTCTTTATGTATCTGTACTATGTCGGTGGGAAAATGCTGACCCACAAAAACTACTTTAAAGCGTTTTATGAAGGTTTGGGAGAGATGATTCCTGTCGTTATGATCCTGCTTTTTGCTCTCTTCATCGGTAAAGTCATCGGCGACCTGGGAACCGCCAAATACCTTGCCCATCTGCTCAGCGGTAATGTCTCCCCAGTACTTATGCCGATGCTCATTTTTCTGGTAGCCGGTATTACAGCATTTTCCACAGGAACCAGCTGGGGGACATTTTCCATCATGATGCCTATAGGCCTGGCACTCGCTGCAAGTATGGGGCTTGACATCCCGCTTGTCATCGCGGCAGTCATCAGCGGAGGGATCTTCGGAGACCATGCCTCTCCGATCTCAGACACGACTATCATCTCCTCAATGGCAGCAGGATGTGACCATGTCGAACACGTACGAACACAACTTCCCTATGCACTGACAGGCGGTGCTTTCGCCGCTTTGGCATTTCTGATTTCCGGATGGATACTGGTCTAA
- a CDS encoding SixA phosphatase family protein, with product MAPIQQSDFMKRLYLLRHAKSSWKDFTLSDFDRPLNKRGKRDAPLMAQKLKEMGIRPDIIISSPAKRARKTAKIFAKTLHAALETEEKLYEAHTSDIKEVIQTAFEKYDAVMIVGHNPGLTMFNDEISDIPIFNIPTTGVVGIGFQNDDTSLDKGSQLFFEYPRKYAPHAG from the coding sequence ATGGCACCAATACAACAGTCAGACTTCATGAAAAGGCTCTACCTTCTGCGTCATGCCAAATCAAGCTGGAAAGACTTTACCCTCTCTGATTTTGACAGACCGTTGAACAAACGCGGCAAACGCGATGCACCACTTATGGCCCAAAAGCTGAAAGAGATGGGCATTAGACCCGATATCATTATTTCAAGTCCTGCCAAACGGGCACGCAAAACAGCAAAGATCTTTGCAAAAACACTCCATGCAGCGCTTGAGACAGAAGAAAAACTCTACGAAGCCCACACTTCAGATATTAAAGAGGTCATCCAGACAGCATTTGAAAAGTATGATGCCGTTATGATAGTGGGACACAATCCGGGGCTGACAATGTTCAATGATGAGATATCCGATATCCCCATCTTCAATATTCCTACAACAGGAGTCGTCGGTATCGGCTTTCAAAATGATGACACCTCATTAGATAAAGGCAGCCAGCTTTTTTTTGAATATCCAAGGAAATATGCTCCCCATGCGGGGTGA
- the polX gene encoding DNA polymerase/3'-5' exonuclease PolX — protein sequence MRVTNRQIADIFNETADLIDIDGENPFRVRAYRNAARTILSHPRNMADLVEEQFDLTSLKGIGRELAKKITEIVQTGKLSYLEKLKRIHPPGIEKLLKIPGLGPRRVRLLHEFLHINSLHDLENALRQDKLQSVPSFGPKLIEMIEKELKKRRYEEKRYPLSEADSVSRWLLETLCSAKGLIEIEVAGSIRRRSETVHDIDIVAAAETENDIMEHFTTLPEAERVLMKGPTRSSVILINGITVDLRVVPAENFGAALHHFTGSKAHNIALRKLAITKEMKINEYGIYKKGKRIGGEKEEDIYKKLDMDYIAPELRENRGEIVVAQQHRLPSLVSEEEIQGDLHIHTTYSDGTNTIREMALRAKEKGYEYIAVTDHTRHLAVAHGLDEKKAKKQLEEIDRLNEELQGITILKSAEVDILEDGSLDLPESILKELDLTVCAVHFKFDLSQQAQTKRILKAMEHPFFTILGHPTGRLIGLRDPYDIDMEAIIHAAAQCGCILELNAQPDRLDLNDIHCKMAKEAGVPIAISTDAHSVNDLDLMHYGIGQARRGWLGKENVVNTRGLKELKKVLKK from the coding sequence ATGCGAGTCACCAACCGTCAGATCGCTGACATCTTCAATGAAACAGCCGATCTGATCGACATTGACGGTGAAAATCCTTTCAGGGTACGGGCTTACAGAAATGCTGCCAGAACCATTCTCTCCCATCCCAGAAATATGGCAGACCTTGTGGAGGAGCAATTTGATCTTACCTCTTTAAAAGGTATAGGCAGGGAGCTTGCCAAAAAGATCACGGAGATCGTCCAAACAGGAAAGCTCTCTTATCTTGAAAAACTCAAACGTATCCATCCTCCGGGAATAGAAAAACTGCTGAAGATACCGGGACTGGGTCCAAGACGGGTACGCCTCCTGCATGAATTTCTCCATATCAATTCCCTGCATGACCTTGAAAACGCACTCAGACAGGACAAACTGCAAAGTGTACCCAGCTTTGGTCCCAAACTTATAGAGATGATCGAAAAAGAACTGAAAAAGAGACGCTACGAGGAGAAGCGCTACCCTCTTTCAGAAGCAGATTCTGTTTCCCGGTGGCTTCTGGAAACACTCTGTTCAGCAAAAGGCCTGATCGAAATTGAAGTTGCAGGAAGTATCAGAAGAAGATCTGAAACAGTGCATGATATTGATATCGTTGCCGCTGCTGAAACAGAAAATGACATTATGGAGCATTTCACTACACTGCCGGAGGCAGAAAGAGTGCTCATGAAGGGACCGACACGCTCTTCCGTCATTCTGATCAACGGTATCACTGTCGACCTCAGGGTAGTTCCGGCTGAAAACTTTGGTGCGGCCCTACACCACTTTACCGGATCGAAAGCCCACAATATAGCCTTGCGAAAACTGGCCATTACCAAAGAGATGAAGATCAATGAATACGGTATTTACAAAAAGGGAAAAAGAATCGGCGGGGAGAAAGAAGAGGATATTTACAAAAAACTTGATATGGACTACATTGCGCCTGAACTTCGTGAAAACAGAGGAGAAATAGTGGTGGCCCAACAACACAGACTTCCCTCTTTGGTCTCAGAAGAAGAGATACAGGGTGATCTGCATATACATACGACCTACAGTGACGGCACCAATACGATCCGGGAAATGGCACTCAGAGCAAAAGAGAAAGGGTATGAATACATTGCTGTTACCGACCATACCAGACACCTTGCCGTCGCACACGGACTGGATGAGAAGAAAGCCAAAAAACAACTCGAGGAGATTGACCGGCTTAATGAGGAACTCCAGGGTATTACTATCCTGAAGTCCGCAGAAGTCGACATTCTTGAAGACGGCAGTCTTGATCTTCCGGAGAGTATTCTCAAAGAACTTGACCTTACTGTCTGCGCTGTCCATTTCAAGTTTGATCTTTCACAGCAGGCACAGACCAAACGTATTCTCAAAGCGATGGAACATCCCTTCTTCACCATTCTGGGCCATCCTACAGGACGGCTTATCGGTCTGCGTGATCCTTATGATATCGATATGGAGGCCATCATACATGCAGCAGCCCAATGCGGATGTATACTTGAACTCAATGCGCAGCCTGATCGTCTCGATCTCAATGATATACACTGTAAAATGGCAAAAGAGGCTGGGGTACCCATTGCTATCTCTACCGATGCCCACTCCGTCAATGATCTCGATCTCATGCATTACGGTATCGGACAGGCACGACGCGGATGGCTTGGAAAAGAGAATGTTGTCAATACAAGAGGTCTGAAAGAACTTAAAAAAGTATTAAAAAAGTAA
- the amrA gene encoding AmmeMemoRadiSam system protein A, translating to MGKKEVLLKLARAAIAQKFGIDYGVDMETLRRENPWLSKKGAAFVTLNKKADGTLRGCIGSIIAHRALYEDIIQNAQSAAFGDPRFDALSPEEFDKITIEVSLLTEPKLLPYTSAADLKSKLRPGIDGVILKKGPYQATFLPQVWEQLPTFESFMTHLCQKAGMVSNCLEEHPEIFVYQAEEYYENR from the coding sequence ATGGGTAAAAAAGAGGTATTGCTGAAACTGGCACGTGCAGCGATCGCACAGAAATTCGGCATCGACTATGGTGTCGATATGGAGACACTGCGCAGAGAAAATCCGTGGCTCAGTAAAAAAGGGGCGGCATTTGTGACACTGAACAAAAAGGCAGACGGGACACTTAGAGGCTGTATCGGCTCCATCATAGCTCACCGCGCACTCTATGAGGATATCATTCAAAATGCCCAGAGTGCTGCGTTTGGTGATCCGAGATTTGATGCCTTGAGTCCTGAAGAGTTCGACAAGATCACCATAGAGGTCTCTTTACTCACCGAGCCAAAACTGCTTCCTTACACTTCAGCAGCAGATCTGAAGTCGAAACTCAGACCCGGCATTGACGGGGTAATCCTGAAAAAGGGACCTTACCAGGCAACTTTTCTACCGCAGGTATGGGAGCAGCTGCCTACCTTCGAGAGCTTTATGACGCACCTGTGCCAAAAGGCAGGTATGGTGTCAAACTGTCTGGAAGAGCACCCTGAAATCTTTGTCTACCAGGCAGAAGAGTATTATGAGAACCGTTAA